In Oncorhynchus mykiss isolate Arlee chromosome 1, USDA_OmykA_1.1, whole genome shotgun sequence, the following proteins share a genomic window:
- the LOC110522640 gene encoding ras association domain-containing protein 8 isoform X2, translating to MELKVWVDGVQRVVCGVTEATTCQEVVIALAQAIGRTGRYTLVEKWRDTERHLAPHESPVASLNTWGQYAGDVQLILHRTGPSLTERPPSEGPLLRGPERGPHRQSLPPLAKLRHPSEHALHRREPRRKSLTFTGGPRGLRDILSGGRVGEGREFEAKRRLLFQGNGGNQNHHHHAAAAATAVAPGGAVSPGMWACRMEDLVRLVGLQRETLAVLEKRLEAYEAELQTWGGRRGEEARGAGGLMEEIVRLERRLRKNEVEMEEEEFWASELQIELESERQLEDRLEELRGRLQCAQVELGDRMALVQGVEAGLEEERLQRERQETQRDMQHELEQLTKELRQVNLQQFIQQTGTKVTVLPAEPSEEEEETTHTGQGTDLVPLSGSLKRPVSFHPMPGHLRVLHSPLTSGLNPEGIYV from the exons GCCGAACTGGGCGCTATACACTGGTGGAGAAATGGCGGGACACAGAGCGCCACCTGGCCCCACACGAGAGCCCAGTGGCATCCCTCAACACCTGGGGCCAGTATGCCGGTGACGTCCAGCTGATCCTGCACCGCACGGGCCCCTCCCTGACCGAACGGCCACCCTCCGAGGGTCCCTTGCTCCGGGGTCCGGAACGCGGCCCACACCGGCAGAGCCTCCCCCCGCTCGCCAAGCTCCGCCATCCCAGTGAGCACGCCCTCCATCGCCGCGAGCCGCGCCGCAAGTCCCTCACCTTCACCGGCGGGCCCCGGGGCCTCCGGGACATCCTGAGTGGAGGCCgggtgggggaggggagggagttcGAGGCCAAACGACGTCTCCTATTCCAGGGGAACGGTGGTAACcagaaccaccaccaccatgccgCAGCGGCAGCCACAGCGGTAGCCCCAGGAGGAGCAGTGTCCCCCGGCATGTGGGCCTGCCGCATGGAGGACCTGGTCAGACTGGTGGGGCTCCAGAGAGAGACTCTGGCCGTGCTAGAGAAGAGGCTGGAGGCCTACGAGGCTGAACTGCAGACCTGGGGGGGACGAAGGGGAGAGGAGGCTAGAGGAGCAGGGGGGCTGATGGAGGAGATAGTGAGGCTGGAGAGACGACTGAGGAAGAAcgaggtggagatggaggaggaggagttctGGGCCAGCGAGCTGCAGATTGAGCTGGAGAGTGAGAGACAGCTGGAGGACAGGCTTGAGGAGCTGAGAGGGCGTCTTCAGTGTGCTCAGGTCGAGCTGGGGGACAGGATGGCTCTGGTACAG GGTGTAGAGGCTGGTCTGGAGGAGGAGCGTctgcagagggagagacaagAGACACAAAGG GACATGCAGCATGAGCTGGAGCAGCTGACCAAGGAGCTGAGACAGGTCAACCTGCAGCAGTTTATCCAGCAGACTGGCACCAAGGTCACCGTGCTGCCAGCCGAGcccagtgaggaagaggaggagactaCCCACACCGGACAGGGCACAG acTTGGTTCCTCTGTCTGGTTCCCTGAAGCGTCCCGTCTCCTTTCACCCGATGCCTGGACACCTTCGGGTCCTGCACAGTCCGCTGACATCTGGCCTAAACCCAGAAGGGATCTACGTGTAA
- the LOC110522640 gene encoding ras association domain-containing protein 8 isoform X3: MELKVWVDGVQRVVCGVTEATTCQEVVIALAQAIGRTGRYTLVEKWRDTERHLAPHESPVASLNTWGQYAGDVQLILHRTGPSLTERPPSEGPLLRGPERGPHRQSLPPLAKLRHPSEHALHRREPRRKSLTFTGGPRGLRDILSGGRVGEGREFEAKRRLLFQGNGGNQNHHHHAAAAATAVAPGGAVSPGMWACRMEDLVRLVGLQRETLAVLEKRLEAYEAELQTWGGRRGEEARGAGGLMEEIVRLERRLRKNEVEMEEEEFWASELQIELESERQLEDRLEELRGRLQCAQVELGDRMALVQDMQHELEQLTKELRQVNLQQFIQQTGTKVTVLPAEPSEEEEETTHTGQGTDLVPLSGSLKRPVSFHPMPGHLRVLHSPLTSGLNPEGIYV, from the exons GCCGAACTGGGCGCTATACACTGGTGGAGAAATGGCGGGACACAGAGCGCCACCTGGCCCCACACGAGAGCCCAGTGGCATCCCTCAACACCTGGGGCCAGTATGCCGGTGACGTCCAGCTGATCCTGCACCGCACGGGCCCCTCCCTGACCGAACGGCCACCCTCCGAGGGTCCCTTGCTCCGGGGTCCGGAACGCGGCCCACACCGGCAGAGCCTCCCCCCGCTCGCCAAGCTCCGCCATCCCAGTGAGCACGCCCTCCATCGCCGCGAGCCGCGCCGCAAGTCCCTCACCTTCACCGGCGGGCCCCGGGGCCTCCGGGACATCCTGAGTGGAGGCCgggtgggggaggggagggagttcGAGGCCAAACGACGTCTCCTATTCCAGGGGAACGGTGGTAACcagaaccaccaccaccatgccgCAGCGGCAGCCACAGCGGTAGCCCCAGGAGGAGCAGTGTCCCCCGGCATGTGGGCCTGCCGCATGGAGGACCTGGTCAGACTGGTGGGGCTCCAGAGAGAGACTCTGGCCGTGCTAGAGAAGAGGCTGGAGGCCTACGAGGCTGAACTGCAGACCTGGGGGGGACGAAGGGGAGAGGAGGCTAGAGGAGCAGGGGGGCTGATGGAGGAGATAGTGAGGCTGGAGAGACGACTGAGGAAGAAcgaggtggagatggaggaggaggagttctGGGCCAGCGAGCTGCAGATTGAGCTGGAGAGTGAGAGACAGCTGGAGGACAGGCTTGAGGAGCTGAGAGGGCGTCTTCAGTGTGCTCAGGTCGAGCTGGGGGACAGGATGGCTCTGGTACAG GACATGCAGCATGAGCTGGAGCAGCTGACCAAGGAGCTGAGACAGGTCAACCTGCAGCAGTTTATCCAGCAGACTGGCACCAAGGTCACCGTGCTGCCAGCCGAGcccagtgaggaagaggaggagactaCCCACACCGGACAGGGCACAG acTTGGTTCCTCTGTCTGGTTCCCTGAAGCGTCCCGTCTCCTTTCACCCGATGCCTGGACACCTTCGGGTCCTGCACAGTCCGCTGACATCTGGCCTAAACCCAGAAGGGATCTACGTGTAA
- the LOC110522640 gene encoding ras association domain-containing protein 8 isoform X1, giving the protein MELKVWVDGVQRVVCGVTEATTCQEVVIALAQAIGRTGRYTLVEKWRDTERHLAPHESPVASLNTWGQYAGDVQLILHRTGPSLTERPPSEGPLLRGPERGPHRQSLPPLAKLRHPSEHALHRREPRRKSLTFTGGPRGLRDILSGGRVGEGREFEAKRRLLFQGNGGNQNHHHHAAAAATAVAPGGAVSPGMWACRMEDLVRLVGLQRETLAVLEKRLEAYEAELQTWGGRRGEEARGAGGLMEEIVRLERRLRKNEVEMEEEEFWASELQIELESERQLEDRLEELRGRLQCAQVELGDRMALVQGVEAGLEEERLQRERQETQRVSEVEAKAQVLRARTELKAQDRQSVQLESSCRAVDRSLGLSGKRLQDMQHELEQLTKELRQVNLQQFIQQTGTKVTVLPAEPSEEEEETTHTGQGTDLVPLSGSLKRPVSFHPMPGHLRVLHSPLTSGLNPEGIYV; this is encoded by the exons GCCGAACTGGGCGCTATACACTGGTGGAGAAATGGCGGGACACAGAGCGCCACCTGGCCCCACACGAGAGCCCAGTGGCATCCCTCAACACCTGGGGCCAGTATGCCGGTGACGTCCAGCTGATCCTGCACCGCACGGGCCCCTCCCTGACCGAACGGCCACCCTCCGAGGGTCCCTTGCTCCGGGGTCCGGAACGCGGCCCACACCGGCAGAGCCTCCCCCCGCTCGCCAAGCTCCGCCATCCCAGTGAGCACGCCCTCCATCGCCGCGAGCCGCGCCGCAAGTCCCTCACCTTCACCGGCGGGCCCCGGGGCCTCCGGGACATCCTGAGTGGAGGCCgggtgggggaggggagggagttcGAGGCCAAACGACGTCTCCTATTCCAGGGGAACGGTGGTAACcagaaccaccaccaccatgccgCAGCGGCAGCCACAGCGGTAGCCCCAGGAGGAGCAGTGTCCCCCGGCATGTGGGCCTGCCGCATGGAGGACCTGGTCAGACTGGTGGGGCTCCAGAGAGAGACTCTGGCCGTGCTAGAGAAGAGGCTGGAGGCCTACGAGGCTGAACTGCAGACCTGGGGGGGACGAAGGGGAGAGGAGGCTAGAGGAGCAGGGGGGCTGATGGAGGAGATAGTGAGGCTGGAGAGACGACTGAGGAAGAAcgaggtggagatggaggaggaggagttctGGGCCAGCGAGCTGCAGATTGAGCTGGAGAGTGAGAGACAGCTGGAGGACAGGCTTGAGGAGCTGAGAGGGCGTCTTCAGTGTGCTCAGGTCGAGCTGGGGGACAGGATGGCTCTGGTACAG GGTGTAGAGGCTGGTCTGGAGGAGGAGCGTctgcagagggagagacaagAGACACAAAGGGTGAGCGAGGTGGAGGCCAAGGCGCAGGTACTCAGAGCCCGCACGGAGCTCAAGGCCCAGGACAGACAGTCTGTCCAGCTGGAGAGCAGCTGCAGAGCCGTGGACAGGTCCCTCGGCCTGAGTGGCAAGAGACTGCAG GACATGCAGCATGAGCTGGAGCAGCTGACCAAGGAGCTGAGACAGGTCAACCTGCAGCAGTTTATCCAGCAGACTGGCACCAAGGTCACCGTGCTGCCAGCCGAGcccagtgaggaagaggaggagactaCCCACACCGGACAGGGCACAG acTTGGTTCCTCTGTCTGGTTCCCTGAAGCGTCCCGTCTCCTTTCACCCGATGCCTGGACACCTTCGGGTCCTGCACAGTCCGCTGACATCTGGCCTAAACCCAGAAGGGATCTACGTGTAA
- the bhlhe41 gene encoding class E basic helix-loop-helix protein 41, whose product MDERIPRLQDRQFTDHEHFLGLEYSSLYMCKSKRGLKREDGKDAYKLPHRLIEKKRRDRINECIGQLKDLLPEHLKLTTLGHLEKAVVLELTLKHLNALTAVTEQQHQKIIALQNGDRSMKTSVHADLDAFHSGFQACAKEVLQYLNKFDNWNMREQRCAQLINHLHKVSAQIQPSAPILHSQQPAGDVLERDGQKAEIQAGHDRVSVIQRSHGELNENDTDTDSGYGGEAEKTDGNKGCDRSKAVKIKQEFGDERAAKKTKMNWAGNGTTGADTTTRPDLAFMNSLMGITGVGQQTPFCMPFYFINPSAAATYMPLFDKSNLEKFVYPAAAAAALSAPFPWLYPSLNSHASATAAAAAGAFSGMSTEKSSGFGSNSKHSLSDDSDMSNVEPGSPEEREDNPENDVDDDDDDDDDDDDDGIRERLPRQ is encoded by the exons ATGGATGAAAGAATACCGCGTCTGCAAGACAGACAATTTACTGATCATGAACATTTTTTAGG GTTGGAATACTCCTCACTCTACATGTGTAAATCGAAAAGAGGACTGAAGCGCGAAGATGGCAAG GACGCGTACAAGTTACCACACCGATTgatagagaagaagaggagagacagaatcaATGAATGTATCGGACAGCTGAAGGATTTGTTACCCGAACATCTCAAATTGACG ACGCTCGGGCATTTGGAGAAAGCGGTTGTTCTCGAGTTAACTTTGAAGCATTTAAACGCTTTGACTGCAGTCACTGAGCAACAACACCAGAAGATTATTGCTTTGCAGAATG GGGATCGATCGATGAAGACGTCCGTTCACGCTGATTTGGATGCGTTCCACTCCGGATTCCAAGCATGTGCCAAAGAGGTCCTGCAGTACCTCAACAAGTTCGATAACTGGAATATGCGCGAGCAGCGGTGCGCGCAGCTCATCAACCACTTGCACAAAGTATCTGCGCAAATTCAGCCCAGTGCGCCAATACTCCATTCCCAGCAACCTGCCGGAGACGTGCTGGAGCGCGATGGCCAGAAAGCTGAAATCCAAGCTGGACATGACCGCGTATCGGTCATACAGAGGAGCCACGGGGAGCTTAACGAgaatgacacagacacagacagtggatACGGGGGTGAGGCGGAAAAGACCGATGGGAATAAAGGATGTGACCGTAGCAAAGCAGTGAAGATAAAGCAGGAGTTCGGGGATGAACGCGCAGCCAAAAAAACGAAGATGAACTGGGCTGGAAACGGTACGACGGGCGCAGACACGACCACCAGACCTGATCTGGCCTTTATGAACTCTTTGATGGGAATAACTGGCGTGGGACAGCAGACTCCATTTTGCATGCCTTTTTACTTCATCAATCCCTCTGCAGCAGCGACCTACATGCCGCTATTCGACAAAAGTAACCTAGAGAAGTTTGTGTACCCTGCTGCGGCAGCAGCAGCTCTCTCAGCACCGTTTCCATGGTTATACCCCAGCCTTAACTCACACGCTTCGGCAACTGCAGCGGCTGCCGCAGGTGCTTTCTCCGGTATGTCGACAGAGAAGAGCTCTGGATTCGGTTCCAACTCCAAGCACTCTCTCTCTGACGACAGTGACATGTCAAACGTGGAGCCGGGCTCacctgaggagagggaggacaaccCTGAgaatgatgttgatgatgatgatgatgatgatgatgatgatgatgatgatggtattaGGGAACGACTCCCCAGACAATGA